From the Fulvia fulva chromosome 2, complete sequence genome, one window contains:
- a CDS encoding 4,5:9,10-diseco-3-hydroxy-5,9,17-trioxoandrosta-1(10),2-diene-4-oate hydrolase, whose product MVPGSSSAESLFASGSLLPDLHHPVSGAMFWQNWYTCLLAFYAGTTYAACPSGASAQNSSIRGFEYQYPWPIHYHEVVSQQQQLCQAYMDVAPPTQYHNDTPTSTKTAVLLHGKNFCGVTWEVTARELLAQGYRVILPDQIGFCKISKPDWYQFSLQQLAANTKDILDHLNVTGGVTVIGHSMGGMLAARFTLMYPALVSQLVLVNLLGLEDWKAKGVPYRSIDAIYATELATNYTSLRTYQQRTYYSGTWQPAYDVWVNMLLQVYQGTRRLTFAFSQALTTDMVMTQPIVYELPLLGGTRTLLLIGLTDNTAIGSAWSPPEVPAQLGHYDVLGKAAKNSIGENCTLIEFDDLGHAPQIQAPERFHEALLGWLG is encoded by the coding sequence ATGGTTCCTGGTTCCTCGTCTGCTGAATCACTGTTCGCATCTGGCTCGTTGCTACCTGACCTTCACCATCCTGTATCTGGCGCCATGTTCTGGCAAAACTGGTACACGTGCCTCCTGGCCTTCTACGCAGGAACGACATATGCCGCATGCCCAAGTGGTGCATCAGCGCAGAACAGCAGTATCCGCGGCTTCGAGTACCAATACCCATGGCCAATCCACTATCATGAGGTCGTATCGCAGCAACAGCAGTTATGCCAGGCTTACATGGATGTCGCACCGCCTACCCAATACCATAACGACACGCCGACAAGCACAAAGACTGCCGTGCTTCTCCATGGCAAGAACTTCTGTGGCGTAACATGGGAAGTCACCGCGAGGGAGCTCCTGGCACAAGGATACCGTGTCATTCTTCCGGACCAAATTGGCTTCTGCAAAATTTCGAAGCCGGATTGGTATCAGTTCTCACTACAACAACTGGCCGCCAACACGAAGGATATTCTGGATCATCTCAACGTGACCGGCGGCGTGACAGTAATAGGCCACAGTATGGGCGGCATGCTCGCGGCCAGATTCACTCTAATGTACCCTGCCCTCGTCTCGCAGCTCGTCTTGGTCAACCTTCTGGGCCTGGAAGACTGGAAAGCCAAAGGCGTGCCCTACAGATCCATCGACGCCATCTATGCAACAGAACTGGCCACGAACTATACCTCGCTACGCACATACCAACAGCGGACATACTACTCCGGAACGTGGCAGCCCGCGTATGATGTGTGGGTCAACATGCTCCTACAGGTATACCAAGGAACGCGACGACTTACGTTCGCATTCAGCCAAGCTCTTACGACGGATATGGTCATGACCCAGCCGATTGTGTATGAGCTGCCGCTGCTGGGAGGGACGAGGACGTTGCTTCTTATTGGCTTGACGGATAACACGGCGATTGGGTCAGCGTGGTCGCCACCAGAGGTGCCAGCGCAACTGGGACATTACGATGTCCTGGGCAAAGCAGCGAAGAACTCAATCGGGGAGAACTGCACGTTGATCGAGTTCGATGATCTCGGCCATGCACCGCAGATCCAAGCACCGGAGAGATTTCACGAGGCACTTCTGGGCTGGCTTGGGTAA
- a CDS encoding N-glycosidase has product MMHQKALLFNDTATAAEIMRTTSPRKQKALGREVEGFDERVWVDTCSGVVERGNYLKFMQGTNASGMRMGDLGEVEGLKEQLLSTGERELVEASPFDRVWGIGFKAREAMGHPRARWGMNLLGKALMAVRARVAAETADTEGTGAV; this is encoded by the exons ATGATGCACCAAAAGGCGCTGCTCTTCAACGACACTGCTACCGCCGCGGAGATTATGCGCACCACCTCTCCGCGGAAGCAGAAGGCACTGGGCCGTGAGGTTGAGGGGTTTGATGAGAGGGTTTGGGTGGATACGTGTAGTGGTGTTGTGGAGAGGGGGAATTATTTGAAGTTCATGCAGGGGACGAATGCGAGTGGTATGAGGATGGGGGATTTGGGGGAGGTGGAGGGGCTCAAGGAGCAGCTGCTAAGTACTG GTGAAAGAGAGCTAGTCGAAGCAAGCCCCTTCGATCGAGTATGGGGAATTGGCTTCAAAGCCAGGGAAGCAATGGGACATCCTAGGGCGCGATGGGGAATGAACTTGCTGGGGAAGGCGTTGATGGCCGTGAGAGCGAGGGTTGCTGCGGAAACAGCTGATACTGAGGGAACTGGAGCTGTTTGA
- a CDS encoding N-acetyltransferase ats1 — MEQRSRKHISLDTTLHPLPHQLPNLQQTLKTPTQTTNHRGDCTMAAVDRSQPSIEHATVDDIPEILAMIKELAAYENEPSKVLATEDSLKRTLTFAPSHSGTVVHTNPGYAKTLILRLPADPTHPDDKASAVAGMAMYFNNYSTWRSKPGVYLEDLFVRPQYRKRGYGKFLIRALAQEVVRIDGGRLEWSCLKWNEPSLQFYKSLGAERMDDWVQLRVDGEALVKLAFSDQKEEKKA, encoded by the exons ATGGAACAACGTTCAAGAAAACATATCTCACTTGATACAACACTTCATCCGCTTCCGCACCAGCTTCCAAACTTGCAGCAAACTCTCAAGACACCCACACAAACCACGAATCACAGAGGAGATTGCACAATGGCAGCTGTCGACAGATCCCAGCCGAGCATCGAACATGCCACAGTCGATG ACATTCCCGAAATCCTCGCCATGATCAAAGAACTTGCCGCCTACGAAAACGAGCCCTCCAAAGTCCTCGCGACCGAAGACTCCCTCAAACGCACCCTCACCTTCGCACCCTCCCACTCCGGCACAGTCGTCCACACCAACCCCGGCTACGCCAAAACCCTGATCCTCCGCCTCCCCGCAGACCCCACTCACCCCGACGACAAGGCCAGCGCAGTGGCTGGCATGGCCATGTACTTCAACAACTACAGCACCTGGCGCAGCAAGCCGGGCGTATACCTCGAAGACCTCTTCGTACGACCGCAGTACCGCAAGAGGGGCTATGGCAAGTTCCTTATACGGGCGTTGGCGCAGGAGGTGGTGAGGATCGATGGTGGCAGGTTGGAGTGGAGTTGTCTGAAGTGGAATGAGCCGAGCTTGCAGTTCTACAAGAGCTTGGGCGCGGAGAGGATGGATGATTGGGTGCAGTTGAGAGTTGATGGGGAGGCGTTGGTGAAGTTGGCCTTCAGTGATCAGAAGGAGGAGAAGAAGGCTTGA